One window from the genome of Alkalihalobacillus sp. LMS6 encodes:
- the acpP gene encoding acyl carrier protein: MADVMERVTKIVVDRLGVEESEVTLEASFKDDLKADSLDVVELVMELEDEFDMEIADEDAEKIATVKDVVDYINNNV; this comes from the coding sequence GTGGCTGATGTAATGGAGCGCGTAACGAAAATCGTCGTTGACCGTTTAGGTGTTGAAGAATCAGAAGTAACGCTTGAAGCGTCATTTAAAGATGACTTAAAAGCTGACTCACTTGATGTGGTGGAGCTTGTGATGGAACTCGAAGATGAGTTTGACATGGAAATTGCTGATGAAGATGCAGAGAAAATTGCAACGGTTAAAGATGTTGTCGACTACATAAATAACAACGTATAA
- the fapR gene encoding transcription factor FapR — protein sequence MRIKKKERQVQLTKLLNENPFMTDEALSEHFSVSIQTIRLDRMEKNIPELRERIKDVAYQHRDTVISLSPDEIIGEIIDLVLEKQAISIFEVNEEHVFARNGIARGHHLFAQANSLAVALMNNELVLTAKADIHFRRPVRLGERVIAKAEVKETQGERTKVTVTSKVNQEIVFDGEFFMFKQVESEEKGD from the coding sequence ATGCGAATAAAGAAAAAGGAACGGCAAGTACAACTTACCAAACTGCTAAATGAAAATCCATTTATGACAGATGAAGCCTTATCTGAGCATTTTTCCGTTAGTATTCAAACCATACGTTTAGATCGAATGGAAAAAAACATTCCGGAATTACGAGAGCGCATTAAAGATGTTGCCTACCAGCATCGGGATACGGTCATCTCGTTATCCCCAGATGAAATCATTGGTGAAATTATTGATCTTGTTTTAGAGAAACAAGCGATATCAATTTTTGAAGTGAATGAAGAGCACGTATTTGCCCGTAATGGAATTGCTCGTGGCCATCACTTATTTGCGCAAGCCAATTCATTAGCAGTTGCGTTAATGAATAATGAGCTTGTATTAACAGCTAAAGCAGATATTCATTTTAGACGCCCTGTTCGGCTAGGGGAGCGAGTAATTGCAAAAGCGGAAGTGAAGGAAACCCAAGGTGAACGAACGAAAGTCACCGTTACGAGTAAAGTGAATCAAGAAATCGTATTTGATGGTGAATTTTTTATGTTTAAGCAAGTAGAATCGGAAGAAAAGGGCGATTGA
- the plsX gene encoding phosphate acyltransferase PlsX produces MRIAIDAMGGDHAPKAQVDAAIRAVKEFSDLEVTLIGDEEKIKPLLSEVNKQITIMHTVESILDTDKPTTAVRRKKDASMVLAVNEVKQNRASAAISSGNTGALMTAGLLYVGRQNGIDRPALSPMLPTKNGNGFLLLDVGANMEAKPEHLLQYAVIGDAYMQKIHQVEQPRIGLLNVGTEAGKGTELTKEAYKLLDESSLHFVGNVEARDLLDGVCDVVVCDGFSGNLVLKTIEGTAKMLFSMLKSELTSSFSAKLAAGVLKPKLTGLKNKMDYSEYGGAGLFGLKAPVIKAHGSSDANAFFHAIRQAKLMVDQDVVSVVEANITANRRSEHE; encoded by the coding sequence ATGAGAATAGCAATTGATGCAATGGGTGGCGATCACGCCCCGAAAGCACAAGTAGATGCCGCTATTCGAGCGGTGAAAGAATTCAGCGACCTTGAGGTAACGTTAATTGGCGATGAGGAAAAAATAAAGCCTCTCTTATCTGAAGTGAACAAACAAATAACGATTATGCATACAGTAGAGTCGATCTTAGATACAGATAAACCGACAACAGCTGTTCGTCGAAAAAAAGATGCTTCAATGGTGTTAGCAGTGAATGAAGTAAAGCAAAATCGTGCAAGTGCTGCCATTTCATCTGGAAATACAGGTGCCTTGATGACGGCGGGCTTACTTTATGTTGGACGGCAAAACGGCATTGATCGTCCAGCGCTATCTCCAATGCTGCCGACTAAAAATGGTAACGGCTTTTTGCTTTTAGATGTTGGTGCGAATATGGAAGCGAAACCTGAACACCTTCTTCAATATGCGGTTATTGGAGATGCCTATATGCAAAAAATTCATCAGGTGGAGCAGCCGCGCATTGGTCTTTTAAATGTCGGTACCGAAGCAGGAAAAGGAACAGAACTAACAAAAGAAGCGTATAAACTACTAGATGAAAGTTCGCTTCATTTTGTAGGGAACGTTGAAGCTAGAGACTTACTAGACGGTGTCTGTGATGTCGTTGTCTGCGATGGCTTTTCAGGAAATTTAGTCTTAAAAACCATTGAAGGAACAGCGAAAATGCTGTTTTCAATGTTGAAATCAGAATTAACGAGTTCATTTTCAGCAAAGCTTGCGGCGGGTGTGTTAAAGCCGAAATTAACAGGATTAAAAAACAAAATGGATTACTCCGAATACGGTGGTGCAGGTTTGTTTGGCTTAAAAGCACCTGTGATAAAAGCACATGGTTCTTCAGATGCAAATGCGTTCTTCCATGCAATACGCCAAGCCAAGCTTATGGTCGATCAAGACGTTGTTTCCGTCGTTGAAGCGAATATCACAGCAAATAGGAGGTCTGAACATGAGTAA
- the sdaAA gene encoding L-serine ammonia-lyase, iron-sulfur-dependent, subunit alpha, whose product MFRNVSELLALTEEKQCSISEAMIQQEIEVTGKSREDILSKMRVNLETMEAASKRGIEEDVVSVSGLTGGDGKKLAEYIRKGQFIGGETTLLAVANAMATNEVNAAMGTICATPTAGSAGVVPGVLFGVEGKLNPTEEQKLAFLFTSGAFGFVVANNASISGAAGGCQAEVGSATGMASAALVELAGGTPKQSAHAMAIALKNMLGLVCDPVAGLVEVPCVKRNAAGASLAITAADMALAGIESRIPCDEVIEAMYRIGQTMPESLRETGEGGLAATPTGRRLEAAVFGKTAERD is encoded by the coding sequence ATGTTTCGTAACGTATCAGAATTGCTTGCTCTAACAGAAGAGAAGCAGTGTTCCATTTCCGAAGCGATGATTCAGCAAGAAATTGAAGTCACTGGAAAATCCAGAGAAGACATTTTATCTAAAATGCGGGTGAATCTTGAGACGATGGAAGCTGCCTCTAAACGAGGAATTGAAGAAGATGTTGTATCTGTTTCTGGTTTAACCGGTGGTGACGGCAAAAAACTTGCAGAATATATTCGTAAAGGGCAGTTTATTGGAGGAGAGACGACTCTTCTTGCTGTTGCGAATGCGATGGCAACCAATGAAGTGAACGCAGCAATGGGAACGATTTGTGCAACGCCTACTGCCGGGTCAGCTGGGGTCGTACCGGGGGTGCTATTTGGAGTTGAAGGGAAATTAAACCCGACTGAAGAACAGAAGCTTGCGTTTCTTTTTACAAGTGGCGCGTTTGGCTTTGTTGTCGCAAACAATGCATCGATCTCTGGTGCTGCTGGTGGATGTCAAGCGGAAGTAGGGTCGGCGACTGGGATGGCGTCCGCTGCTTTAGTAGAATTAGCTGGTGGGACGCCTAAACAATCTGCTCATGCGATGGCGATTGCCTTGAAAAATATGCTCGGGCTTGTGTGTGATCCTGTTGCTGGGCTAGTTGAAGTGCCTTGCGTGAAACGAAATGCAGCTGGTGCGTCTCTAGCAATTACTGCTGCGGATATGGCGCTAGCTGGGATTGAAAGTCGAATTCCGTGTGATGAAGTAATTGAAGCAATGTATCGAATTGGTCAAACAATGCCCGAATCTCTAAGAGAAACTGGTGAAGGTGGCCTTGCAGCAACACCGACAGGACGCCGTTTGGAGGCAGCTGTATTCGGAAAGACAGCTGAACGAGACTAG
- the fabG gene encoding 3-oxoacyl-[acyl-carrier-protein] reductase, which yields MFTGQTAIVTGASRGIGKAIALELAKNGANIVVNFAGNEAKAEEVVSEINALGREAMAIRANVAVEDEVKGMIKETVTRFGSVDILVNNAGITRDNLVMRMKESDWDEVLAINLKGVFHCAKGVSRQMMKQRSGRIINVASVVGVLGNPGQANYVAAKAGVIGLTKTLAKEFASRNILVNAVAPGFITTDMTNELEGDTKDALLGQIPLAKLGQPEDVARVVRFLASEDAAYMTGQTLHVDGGMAMP from the coding sequence ATGTTCACTGGACAAACAGCAATTGTAACAGGTGCTTCTAGAGGGATTGGAAAAGCGATCGCGCTAGAATTAGCGAAAAATGGCGCTAATATTGTTGTGAATTTTGCAGGAAATGAAGCGAAAGCTGAAGAAGTTGTAAGTGAAATTAACGCGTTAGGTCGAGAAGCAATGGCCATTCGAGCGAATGTAGCGGTTGAAGATGAGGTAAAAGGTATGATTAAAGAAACCGTTACGCGTTTTGGCTCTGTTGACATTCTTGTTAACAACGCAGGGATTACCCGTGACAACTTAGTGATGCGTATGAAAGAATCAGATTGGGATGAGGTATTAGCCATAAACCTTAAAGGCGTATTCCATTGTGCGAAGGGTGTTAGCCGTCAAATGATGAAACAACGGTCTGGACGGATTATTAATGTCGCATCTGTTGTAGGAGTGTTAGGAAATCCTGGTCAAGCGAATTATGTCGCTGCCAAAGCAGGAGTAATTGGTCTGACAAAAACATTGGCAAAAGAATTTGCTTCTAGGAATATTCTCGTAAATGCGGTGGCGCCAGGATTCATTACAACGGATATGACAAATGAACTAGAAGGCGATACGAAGGATGCGCTCTTAGGCCAAATTCCACTTGCGAAACTTGGTCAGCCAGAAGATGTCGCTCGTGTTGTTCGTTTTTTAGCAAGTGAAGATGCTGCCTATATGACTGGACAAACGTTACACGTCGATGGCGGGATGGCAATGCCATAA
- the recG gene encoding ATP-dependent DNA helicase RecG: MDLTKLRVDTVKGIGEESAKALGGLGIYSVQDLLEFFPFRYEDYSLKSPTDVAHEERVTMVGTVQNEPSVRYFGKKKNRLSFRMVVDGVLVQVIFFNRAFLKSKITVQAPVTVTGKWDAHRLTITGNELKFGEVEREGNVEPVYHATSTISSKQLQRWIKVALDTYADHLVEPLPLSIRERYKLMNKSETIRHLHHPLHPEKVKQARRRYVYEELLYFQLRMRVFKQMNRELQSGKRLDVHHEHITPFLERLPFTLTGAQDQAVKDILTDIASPYRMNRLLQGDVGSGKTAVAAACMYAVVKAGSQSALMAPTEILAEQHAKSLVDWFEPLGITVALLAGSVKGKKRTHLLEHIASGDVDIVVGTHALIQDDVSFNALGLVITDEQHRFGVEQRRVLRQKGESPDVLFMTATPIPRTLAISVFGDMDVSVLNELPAGRKPIETYWVNHDLFERVLTFIEKEIKAGYQAYVISPLIEESEKLDVQNAIDLHTMLAQHYDGAVNVGLMHGRLSAAEKDEVMNAFAKNETQLLVSTTVVEVGVNVPNATVMVIYDADRFGLAQLHQLRGRVGRGEAQSTCILVAKPKSEVGKERMRIMTETTDGFELSERDLELRGPGDFFGSKQSGLPDFKLADVVHDYRTLETARQDADVIIRSNVLEQDPEYIHLATYLNRVGAYTGEKID, translated from the coding sequence GTGGATTTAACAAAGCTACGTGTAGACACTGTAAAAGGAATTGGGGAAGAAAGCGCAAAAGCTTTGGGAGGTCTTGGAATATATTCGGTCCAAGACCTTTTGGAATTTTTTCCATTTCGATATGAAGATTACTCGTTAAAATCACCAACAGATGTAGCGCATGAAGAGCGCGTCACGATGGTCGGTACTGTTCAAAATGAACCGTCTGTTCGTTATTTTGGAAAGAAAAAAAACCGTTTATCGTTTCGAATGGTCGTGGATGGCGTGCTTGTACAAGTTATTTTCTTTAATCGTGCTTTTTTAAAATCAAAGATAACTGTGCAGGCACCAGTCACTGTAACCGGGAAATGGGATGCGCATCGATTAACGATCACAGGAAACGAGCTTAAATTTGGTGAAGTAGAGCGAGAAGGAAATGTAGAGCCTGTTTATCACGCAACGAGCACGATTTCAAGTAAACAATTACAGCGCTGGATAAAAGTAGCTTTAGATACTTATGCGGATCACTTGGTAGAACCACTCCCTTTATCGATACGGGAACGCTACAAATTGATGAATAAAAGTGAAACAATCCGTCATCTCCATCACCCGCTGCATCCAGAAAAAGTAAAGCAGGCAAGACGACGATATGTTTATGAAGAACTCTTATATTTCCAGCTCCGCATGCGCGTATTTAAGCAGATGAATCGAGAACTGCAATCAGGTAAACGTTTGGATGTTCATCATGAACACATCACCCCATTTTTAGAAAGATTGCCATTTACATTAACCGGTGCACAAGATCAAGCAGTGAAGGACATTTTAACAGACATCGCATCTCCTTACCGGATGAATCGTTTATTGCAAGGGGATGTAGGATCAGGTAAAACCGCGGTTGCGGCAGCTTGTATGTATGCAGTGGTCAAAGCTGGTTCGCAAAGTGCGCTGATGGCACCAACGGAAATTTTAGCAGAGCAACATGCTAAGTCTCTTGTAGATTGGTTTGAACCACTAGGCATTACTGTCGCCCTTTTAGCGGGATCGGTGAAAGGCAAAAAACGTACGCATTTACTTGAACATATTGCCTCTGGCGATGTTGATATTGTCGTCGGAACGCACGCACTTATTCAAGACGATGTTTCTTTTAATGCGCTCGGTCTTGTGATTACAGATGAACAGCACCGTTTTGGAGTTGAACAGAGAAGGGTGTTGCGTCAAAAAGGAGAAAGCCCCGATGTTTTATTCATGACAGCAACTCCAATTCCAAGAACGCTTGCGATATCTGTCTTCGGCGATATGGACGTGTCTGTGCTTAATGAACTTCCAGCTGGACGAAAGCCAATTGAAACATATTGGGTCAACCATGATTTATTTGAGCGTGTGTTAACGTTTATTGAAAAAGAAATAAAGGCTGGATATCAAGCGTATGTGATTAGTCCGCTTATAGAGGAATCAGAAAAACTTGATGTGCAAAATGCGATTGATCTACATACGATGTTGGCGCAGCACTATGATGGGGCTGTTAACGTTGGTTTGATGCACGGACGTTTGTCAGCAGCGGAAAAAGACGAGGTTATGAATGCTTTTGCAAAAAATGAAACACAATTACTTGTGTCTACAACCGTTGTTGAAGTAGGTGTAAATGTGCCAAATGCGACGGTCATGGTCATTTATGACGCAGATCGATTTGGGCTTGCGCAACTACACCAATTAAGAGGTCGAGTTGGTCGTGGAGAAGCACAATCAACATGTATACTAGTAGCGAAACCGAAATCTGAAGTAGGAAAAGAGCGAATGCGCATCATGACTGAAACGACAGATGGATTTGAGCTATCCGAAAGGGATTTAGAGCTTCGTGGCCCTGGGGACTTTTTCGGCTCAAAACAGAGCGGATTGCCAGATTTCAAACTAGCAGACGTGGTTCATGATTATCGAACCCTTGAAACAGCTCGTCAAGATGCAGACGTCATTATTCGTTCAAATGTGTTAGAGCAAGATCCTGAATATATCCATTTAGCTACCTATTTAAACAGGGTAGGCGCTTACACTGGAGAAAAAATTGATTAA
- the rnc gene encoding ribonuclease III has protein sequence MVQPSKYQRKSKPQDRKRTQRRLELTEQQKRQFDDLLVRTSLTFENRKLLIQAFTHSSYVNEQRIFSSSDNERLEFLGDAVLELAVSQYLFKTYKAMSEGDMTKLRASIVCEPSLATFAEELNFGELVLLGKGEEVTGGRTRPALLADVFEAFIGALYLDQGLDAVFLFLSRFMYPKIKEGAFTHKMDFKSQLQEFVQRDNRGQIKYQIVQERGPAHDREFVSNVRLNEETIGTGTGRSKKEAEQLAAKQALDALNWKKS, from the coding sequence ATGGTACAACCATCAAAATATCAACGAAAATCAAAACCACAAGATCGAAAACGAACGCAACGTCGCTTAGAACTCACGGAACAACAAAAGCGTCAATTTGATGATCTACTCGTACGTACGTCACTAACATTTGAAAATCGCAAACTGTTGATTCAAGCATTTACACATTCATCCTATGTGAATGAACAGCGTATTTTTTCTTCTTCGGATAATGAACGCTTGGAATTCCTTGGTGATGCGGTGCTAGAACTTGCTGTTTCACAGTATTTGTTTAAAACATATAAAGCAATGAGTGAAGGCGACATGACGAAGCTAAGGGCGTCCATTGTATGTGAACCATCACTTGCTACATTCGCTGAAGAATTAAACTTCGGAGAACTCGTTTTACTTGGAAAAGGGGAAGAAGTAACCGGTGGGCGAACGCGGCCGGCTTTATTAGCGGATGTGTTTGAGGCTTTCATTGGCGCACTATACCTTGACCAAGGTTTGGATGCTGTTTTCTTATTCTTATCACGTTTTATGTACCCGAAGATTAAAGAAGGGGCATTCACCCATAAGATGGATTTTAAAAGTCAGCTACAAGAATTTGTCCAGCGTGATAATCGTGGTCAAATCAAGTACCAAATCGTGCAAGAACGAGGTCCTGCACACGACCGTGAATTTGTCTCGAATGTGCGGTTAAATGAAGAAACGATTGGGACCGGTACAGGACGTTCAAAGAAAGAAGCGGAGCAATTGGCTGCGAAACAAGCACTCGATGCGTTAAATTGGAAAAAAAGCTAG
- a CDS encoding DAK2 domain-containing protein: MFIEGANELGKKADVVDSLNVFPVPDGDTGTNMNLTITSGVKEVRQQAIEEASKVAGSFAKGLLMGARGNSGVILSQLFRGFSKEAEGKTELTTEQFAQAMDAGVKTAYKAVMKPVEGTILTVAKDMAKHAVKIAKKETAFEGFLTSIIKEGERSLAKTPDLLPVLKEVGVVDSGGQGLLYIYAGFLQALTGGETIRILQEPKMDEMIRAEHHHDGHGDMDPSDIEFGYCTEVMVKFDAEQLSQNPYDEDKFRLKLSEFGDSLLVVSDDDLLKIHIHAEYPGQVVTEAQAFGSLVQVKVENMREQQSNLSDSHAIKKSEKASKPKEQAEFAMVAVSVGAGIEKIFKGLGVNEVVAGGQTMNPSTEDIVQAIKHVHAKNVIILPNNSNIVMSAEQAAEVADVNCVVVPTKTVPQGLAALLAFNPGRSVEENASAMEEAMKDVKTGEVTYAVRDTEMDGQSIKTGDYMGIYNKKIVACGQDVFETAQGLLNDMLEDDSEVVTIITGEDSKDDVTKQLEGFLENHKADVEIDVVEGGQPLYSYIFSVE; encoded by the coding sequence ATGTTTATTGAAGGGGCGAATGAGCTCGGGAAAAAAGCGGACGTCGTAGATTCGCTTAACGTATTCCCTGTACCTGATGGCGATACCGGTACAAATATGAATTTAACGATTACTTCCGGTGTTAAAGAAGTGCGTCAACAAGCAATTGAAGAAGCAAGCAAAGTTGCTGGCTCGTTCGCAAAAGGATTGCTTATGGGGGCACGAGGGAACTCAGGTGTCATTTTATCTCAACTTTTCCGAGGTTTCTCAAAAGAAGCCGAAGGGAAAACGGAATTAACAACAGAGCAATTTGCACAAGCAATGGATGCAGGGGTTAAAACGGCGTACAAAGCTGTTATGAAACCGGTAGAAGGAACAATTTTGACCGTTGCAAAAGATATGGCAAAACATGCTGTGAAAATCGCGAAGAAAGAAACAGCTTTTGAAGGATTTTTAACGTCTATTATTAAAGAAGGGGAGCGCTCCCTTGCAAAAACACCTGATCTACTTCCTGTTTTAAAAGAAGTAGGTGTTGTTGACTCTGGTGGACAAGGCTTATTATATATTTATGCTGGGTTTCTACAAGCGCTTACAGGCGGCGAAACGATTCGTATTTTACAAGAGCCTAAAATGGACGAGATGATTCGCGCTGAGCATCACCATGACGGTCATGGCGATATGGATCCGAGTGACATTGAATTTGGCTATTGTACAGAAGTGATGGTGAAATTTGACGCTGAGCAACTTTCACAAAATCCTTACGATGAAGATAAGTTTCGCTTGAAACTAAGCGAATTTGGAGATTCTTTATTGGTCGTATCCGATGATGATTTGTTAAAAATTCATATTCATGCGGAGTACCCCGGACAAGTGGTTACAGAAGCGCAAGCATTTGGATCACTCGTACAGGTAAAAGTAGAGAATATGCGCGAACAGCAATCGAATTTATCAGATTCTCACGCGATCAAAAAATCAGAAAAAGCATCCAAGCCGAAAGAACAAGCTGAATTTGCTATGGTTGCTGTGTCAGTCGGTGCAGGGATTGAAAAGATCTTTAAAGGTTTAGGCGTCAATGAAGTCGTTGCTGGTGGACAAACGATGAATCCAAGTACAGAAGATATTGTTCAAGCGATTAAGCATGTACATGCGAAAAATGTTATTATTCTGCCAAACAACAGCAACATCGTCATGTCTGCAGAGCAAGCAGCAGAAGTAGCTGATGTGAATTGTGTCGTCGTACCAACCAAAACGGTGCCTCAAGGTTTAGCCGCTTTACTTGCTTTTAATCCTGGACGTTCTGTAGAAGAAAATGCTTCGGCGATGGAAGAAGCAATGAAAGATGTCAAGACCGGTGAAGTAACCTATGCAGTTCGCGATACAGAAATGGATGGTCAATCGATAAAAACAGGCGATTACATGGGTATTTACAACAAGAAGATTGTTGCATGTGGTCAAGATGTATTTGAAACGGCTCAAGGGTTGCTAAACGATATGCTAGAGGATGATTCAGAAGTTGTAACAATTATCACTGGGGAAGATTCAAAAGATGATGTAACGAAACAACTAGAAGGTTTTCTAGAAAATCATAAAGCTGATGTAGAAATTGATGTAGTGGAAGGCGGACAGCCTCTTTATTCCTATATCTTTTCTGTTGAATAA
- a CDS encoding DUF1128 domain-containing protein: MGQSLSSNEVETLVEEIKKKLNVVNASVIKANSVSPTKHDDLIALHTHVMRQPSFSISEMDEIVQELGQLRET; encoded by the coding sequence ATGGGTCAATCTTTATCTTCAAATGAAGTAGAAACATTAGTTGAAGAGATTAAAAAGAAGTTAAACGTTGTCAATGCTAGCGTCATTAAAGCCAATAGTGTTTCACCTACTAAACATGACGATTTAATCGCTTTACATACACATGTGATGAGACAGCCGTCTTTTTCTATTAGTGAAATGGATGAAATTGTTCAAGAGCTGGGACAACTTCGTGAAACGTAA
- the sdaAB gene encoding L-serine ammonia-lyase, iron-sulfur-dependent subunit beta — translation MKYRTVFDIIGPVMIGPSSSHTAGAARIGKVARTLFGKQPDHADLHFYGSFAKTYKGHGTDVAVIGGLLDYETDDERIREAYKEAERANLTVSIFEEGQIDHHPNTVRIKLYKEDETFELVGVSIGGGKIEIIELNGFVLRLSGNHPAILVVHQDRYGVIAAVSNLLAKHELNIGHMEVSRKEKGEQALMVIEVDQNVDASILEPLENLPNITHVTKIHD, via the coding sequence ATGAAATATAGAACGGTTTTTGATATTATTGGACCGGTGATGATTGGACCATCAAGTTCACATACAGCCGGAGCCGCTCGAATTGGAAAAGTAGCGCGAACGCTATTTGGAAAGCAGCCTGATCATGCTGATTTGCATTTTTATGGTTCGTTTGCCAAAACGTATAAAGGACACGGCACGGATGTAGCGGTTATTGGAGGATTACTTGATTATGAAACCGATGATGAGCGGATTCGAGAAGCGTACAAAGAAGCAGAACGAGCAAATTTAACCGTTTCCATTTTTGAAGAAGGCCAGATTGATCATCATCCAAATACGGTCCGAATTAAACTTTATAAAGAGGATGAGACGTTTGAGCTTGTTGGTGTATCCATTGGTGGAGGAAAGATCGAGATCATTGAATTAAATGGCTTTGTTCTTCGCTTATCTGGTAATCACCCTGCTATTCTCGTTGTTCATCAAGACCGCTACGGGGTGATTGCTGCTGTCAGCAATTTGCTCGCAAAACACGAGTTAAATATCGGCCATATGGAAGTGTCACGAAAAGAAAAAGGCGAACAAGCGCTAATGGTGATTGAAGTCGATCAAAATGTGGATGCTTCCATTCTTGAACCGTTAGAAAATTTACCAAATATTACACATGTAACGAAAATACACGATTAA
- a CDS encoding DegV family protein, producing the protein MAKVKVVTDSTADIPNELVEQLGISVIPLNVHFGDEQFEDGVTLHPSEFYKRLKETDVMPKTSQPSPQQFEDLYRSIATDETTEILSIHLSSKMSGTTQAALIAKDALADELSIHVYDSKRASYAIGIVVVEVARLAAQGADLKTCQARLDQLLNDATVYFMVDTLEFLQKNGRIGKASALLGSLLKMKPILSLTSEGEVYPHEKVRGQKKAVSRLMTLLHDQFGENLVQVGISHAVNEELAQALAEDVKQEFNVESVVITEIGAVIGAHVGPGTVSLSMTNVDPN; encoded by the coding sequence ATGGCGAAAGTAAAAGTTGTGACCGACTCAACAGCAGATATCCCAAATGAACTCGTTGAGCAATTAGGGATATCTGTCATTCCGTTAAACGTTCATTTTGGTGATGAGCAATTTGAAGACGGTGTAACCTTACATCCTAGTGAATTCTACAAACGCTTAAAAGAAACAGACGTGATGCCAAAAACATCACAGCCTTCTCCGCAACAATTTGAAGACTTATATCGGTCGATCGCGACGGACGAGACAACTGAGATTTTGTCGATTCATCTTTCTTCAAAAATGAGCGGAACGACGCAAGCGGCCCTTATTGCAAAAGATGCGTTAGCAGATGAACTATCCATTCACGTATACGATTCAAAGCGTGCTTCGTACGCGATTGGAATCGTTGTGGTAGAAGTAGCGCGACTAGCTGCACAAGGAGCAGATTTAAAGACTTGTCAAGCTCGTCTCGATCAACTTCTTAATGATGCAACCGTTTATTTTATGGTTGATACACTTGAATTCCTTCAAAAAAATGGGCGGATTGGCAAAGCATCAGCTTTACTCGGTTCTCTTTTAAAAATGAAGCCAATTCTTTCATTAACGTCTGAAGGAGAAGTGTATCCGCATGAAAAAGTTCGTGGACAGAAAAAAGCGGTGTCGCGATTAATGACGCTTTTACACGATCAATTTGGTGAGAATCTCGTCCAAGTTGGCATTTCTCATGCCGTTAATGAAGAACTTGCACAAGCATTAGCTGAAGATGTAAAACAAGAATTTAACGTTGAATCAGTGGTCATAACTGAAATTGGAGCTGTAATTGGAGCCCATGTTGGACCAGGAACGGTTTCTTTATCAATGACAAATGTAGATCCAAATTAA
- the fabD gene encoding ACP S-malonyltransferase, whose product MSKVAFLFPGQGSQKVGMGTEFFSSNERANAIVEQADQALGFSLRELMKEGPEETLKQTAYAQPALVTMSTAVLQLFHEQGIQPDYVAGHSLGEYAALVASDAISFEEAVVLVHERGTLMEQAVPNGQGAMVAVLGLDQETLQSICAEVTDGGEVVDLANLNCPGQIVLSGTAEGIQQASALAKEKGARRALPLAVSGPFHSSLMKPAAEQFEANLHRATITMPMVPVVANVTADVVHAPEVIRALLAEQLYSPVRFEESIQRMIDLGVQTFIEIGAGNVLTGLVKKINRDVQAYAVNDEASFNKVVEVLKGE is encoded by the coding sequence ATGAGTAAGGTTGCGTTTTTATTTCCTGGTCAAGGCTCGCAAAAAGTTGGCATGGGAACGGAATTTTTTTCATCCAACGAACGAGCTAACGCGATTGTGGAACAAGCAGATCAGGCGCTAGGCTTTTCGTTGCGAGAGTTAATGAAAGAAGGTCCTGAAGAGACTTTAAAACAAACTGCTTATGCGCAACCTGCCCTTGTAACGATGAGCACGGCAGTTCTGCAATTATTTCATGAGCAAGGCATTCAACCAGATTATGTGGCAGGACACAGTTTAGGGGAATACGCAGCTCTTGTTGCGAGTGACGCGATATCGTTTGAAGAAGCGGTTGTGCTTGTGCACGAGCGAGGAACATTAATGGAGCAAGCTGTTCCAAATGGTCAAGGCGCTATGGTGGCGGTGCTAGGACTTGATCAAGAGACGCTACAGTCTATTTGTGCGGAAGTGACAGACGGCGGGGAAGTCGTTGATCTTGCAAATTTAAACTGCCCTGGTCAAATTGTGTTGTCTGGGACAGCGGAAGGAATTCAACAAGCAAGTGCGCTTGCTAAAGAAAAAGGGGCAAGACGAGCGCTCCCACTTGCTGTAAGTGGTCCATTTCACTCTTCATTAATGAAGCCTGCAGCAGAACAATTTGAAGCAAATTTACATCGTGCTACAATTACGATGCCAATGGTGCCTGTTGTCGCAAACGTGACCGCTGACGTGGTTCACGCGCCGGAAGTCATTCGAGCGCTTCTTGCTGAGCAGTTGTATTCTCCGGTCCGGTTTGAAGAAAGCATTCAGCGGATGATTGATTTAGGTGTTCAAACGTTTATTGAAATCGGAGCTGGCAATGTTTTAACTGGATTAGTAAAAAAAATAAACCGTGATGTACAAGCGTATGCGGTGAATGACGAAGCATCGTTTAATAAAGTCGTTGAGGTGCTGAAAGGGGAATAA